The uncultured Ilyobacter sp. nucleotide sequence CTCAGACTTCAATCTTGTGAGAGGAGAGGAGAGCTTCTCTAGAGCCATAGTTTCGGGAGTACTGTTTTTATGGCATGCCTACTGTCAGGAAGAAAGAGAGCATTTGAATAAAGTAGAAGGTTTTTTATTGTTTTTAAAGGATAAAATTCCAGGGGATCTTTATGAAAATTATTCAAAGGTAACTTATAATTATAATTCTAGAACTGAAAATCACTATAATCTTGAAGAAGAAGATTTTTCCCGATTTTTCCAAGAATTTGAAAAAAAGAAAAAGGCCTTTGGAGATGTATCAGACTATGTGAAAAAAAACGGAAATCTAGCAGATAAACTTATTTGTTTTTTGAAAGAAAAGCTTTCAGAAAACTGACTTTAAAATTAAAAATAACCGGCTTCAGAAAAGCGGTGTTACCAGTATTTTAGAATGAAATATTCGCTTTGCCAATCTTTTAAGTCTATGATACAATATAGAAAAAGGAATTAGGAGGGTATAACATTGAAAACAGCACAAGAAATTTCATCTGGAAATATCATCAAAATAGGTGAAGAAGTATTTATAATTTTAAAGGCTACTTACAACAAATCAGGAAGAAACTCTGCAGTTGTAAAATTCAAAATGAAAAATCTTATTACAGGTCAGATAAAAGAAGACGTTATGAAAGCAGCAGATAAGCTTGAAGATATCAGACTTGATAAAAAGACAATGCAATTCCTATACGAAGTTGGAGGAGACTACAACTTTATGGATCAGGAAACTTTTGAGCAGATCGCTCTTACAGCTGATGACCTAGGAGACGCTACGAACTATCTGAAAGAAGAGATGTTCATAGATATCCTACTATATGAAGAAAGACCTGTAGGTGTAGAGCTTCCTAACTCTGTAGAGAGAGAAGTTACTTATACTGAGCCAGGACTAAGAGGAGATACTACAGGAAAAGTTTTAAAGCCTGCTACTATCGAGACTGGATATGAGTTAAGTGTGCCACTATTTGTAAATATCGGAGACGTTATCAGAATAGATACAAGAAATGGTGAATACTTAGAGAGAGTAAACAATAAATAAAATACCTTTTAATATAAACAAGGCGTCTTAGGGCGTCTTGTTTATATTTACACTAGGGTATAATTTTCAAAAAATAAAAAATCCCAGATAATTCTGAGATTTTATTTCTAAATATTTTTTTTGATCATTAATTAGACTGCAACACCATCATATACATAGTGGTTTGTATCCTCTATAAGGTCTTTTATCTCTTGATAAACTTCTGGTTCTTCAAATCTGTAGATTTCTTCCTCTGCATCACAGTAAAGAACAGAATCAGAAACACCATCATATACACTGTGGTTTGTATCCTCTATAAGGTTTTTCATATCATCAAAAGCATCTGTTTTTGGCTCAAATCTGTAAATTTCTTCTACTATTTCACAGTCTTCATGAGAAGCTGCACCGTCATATACATTGTGGTTTGTGTCCATTATTAATTCCTTATATTCGTAAAATACCTCGGTATCCATTGTGTTTAAGTTTTTCATAAAAATCCCCCTCCTACTTTGCGATCTCAGTATCAACCATCTAGGTTGACAATTAAAGCGCTACAGACGCATAATGAGTTTTTCATTATGCTAGTACTACTAGAAGTACTTCCCCCATTTTTTTACTTAAGTTTAATTATTTCCTCATATTTTTCAGTATCTTTCGAATCCAGGTAATGAGGTAATCTTTTTCAAGTTAACCACCTCCTGTGATTTATACAAATGTTTCAATTCATCTAATTGATGTAAAAATAATTTTTAATTTATTTTATATATGAAGTATAGCTGTTTTTAAAAAAAATTGCAATTATATAATATATAGCCGACCTATATATTTAATATATGTTAAAGTGAAACATGATGATTTCTGTTGATAAGTCGAGCACTGTGGCCCAAAATAAAATAATTTATGTGGGTAAAATAAGGAGTATCGTATATAATATAAAAAGAAAAAAATTGCAATTATATTTGGAGGTTCACTATGAACAGAAGACAACCTGTTTTATTTATAGGTCACGGCAATCCCATGAATGCATTGTCAGACAATAGCTTCACAAAATCCCTGAAAAAATTATCAGAAACCATAGAAAAACCAAAAGCAGTTCTCGTAATATCAGCTCACTGGCAGACAAGGGGAACAAGTATAACTTTGTCTGATGATCCTAGGCAAATATATGATTTTTATGGTTTTCCAAGGGAACTTTATAATGTTGTATATCAGCCTAAAGGAAAGGAAGAGCTTTCAAATTATATAATAGAAACTTTAAAAAAAGAAGGCACAGTGGTAACTGGAGTTGATTACTGGGGTCTTGATCACGGATCATGGGCAATTCTGACTCATATCTACCCAGAAGGGGAAATTCCTGTGCTGCAGCTTAGTCTAGATTCGGGTTTAGATGAAGACTCACATTATGAATTAGGTAGAAAACTTTCTTTCTTGAGAGATATGGGAGTGCTGGTAATTGGAAGTGGAAATATCGTGCATAACCTCAAAGAGATGGGAACGGCAACTTTGTCAGAACCTCATTCTTGGGCTGTGGAATTTGATAGGTATATAGCTGATTCCATAAGCAGTGGCATTCATAAGGATCTTATTGATTATAAAAAGGCAGGAGAGTGTGCGAAGCTTTCTCTTCCTACTGATGAACATTATCTTCCACTGCTTTATGTTGTAGCGATGCAGACATCTGGAGAAAAAACAGAGTTTTTGTATGATGAAATACATCACTCCTCCCTTTCTATGAGGTGCCTCAAAATAGGATAGGCGGATAAGGGAGAGGAAATTTAAAGAGATATAAAGATAAAGAGATAGATAGAATAGTATAGGGGGCAAAATGAACAGTAAATATCTAGGATACACAATGGCTTTTATAACGATATTTGTATGGGGTACGACCTATGCAATTACTAAAAATTTATTAAATTATTTTACACCTTTTGAGGTACTTTTTTTGAGATTCTTGATAGCTTATTTATTTTTGTTGGTTGTAAAGCCAACATTTAACTTCAAATTGAATTTTCAGGAAGAGAAATTGTTTTTGTTATTAGGACTTACAGGAGGGATGCTTTACTTTTTAGTAGAAAATCTGGCACTAAAATATACTTCAGCCTCTAATGTGGGGCTTATAGTATCCTCTATACCTATATTTTCATCTATAATAGCTCACTTTACCACTGAGGACGAAAAGTTTGATAAAAACCTTATTTTGGGCTTTGCCCTGGCCATAACAGGGATATTTCTAATACTTTATAATGGAAACAAAGTTCTAAAAATTAATCCTATAGGGGATATTTTGGCTGTAGTATGCTCTATTATCTGGGCTATCTATTCCAACCTTCTGAGAAAGGTGGATAAAAGCTACTCTGGAATATTAGTTGTCAGAAAGACATTTTTTTACGGTCTGATGTTTATGTTGCCTGGACTTTACTTACTCAAGGTAAAAATACATTTTGAGTATTTGTTTAATAAAGATGTTTCATTTAGCATATTTTATCTTGCTTTAGTGGCCTCTTCCATCTGTTTTATAATGTGGAGCAGGTCAATAAACATAATAGGGATAATAAAGACAACGAACTTTATCTATTTGATACCACTTGTGGCCATGGTATCTTCTGTGCTTATATTAGATGAGAAAATTACTACGCTTATGGTTATAGGAGGTCTTCTTATTCTTTCTGGTGTCCTTATTAATGACAAGAAAATATCCTTTGAAAAATTATTTAATCCAAAGACGACGACTACTCTATAAAAAAGACGGTAAAAGTAAAAAAGTTCCCTGTACTCTGTATTTTACAACAGAGTCTCAGGGAACTTTTTAATATAAATTTTTTAATTCAGTTTTTTACCCATGATATCGCAGATGATCTCTCCTACCTGGCTAGTAGAACCTTTACCGCCCATATCAGGAGTGAGCTTCTCTCTCATCTCTAGAGATCCCTCTATACCCTTCATAACAGTATCTGCAAGTGACTCGTGTCCTAGGAAATCTAGCATAATTTTTATTGTCCATATCATTGCTATAGGATTGGCTAGGCCTTTTCCAGCAATCTCAGGGGCAGAACCGTGTACAGGCTCAAACATAGAAGGATACTTTCCATCTGGATTGATATTAGCTCCTGCTGCAAAGCCTAGACCACCCTGTAGAGCAGCTCCTAGGTCAGTAAGGATGTCTCCAAATAAGTTTGAGGCTACAACTACATCAAAAGATTCAGGTCTTTGTATCATATACATGGCAGCGGCATCTACATGGTATTCTGCTGTTTTTATCTCTGGATATTTGGCTTTCTTTTCTTTGAAAATCTTGTCCCAGAAAACCATGCTGTAGTTTAGGGCGTTGGATTTTGTTATACTTGTTAGGTGGTTCAGCTTATTTCTCTTTTTAGCAAGGTCAAAGGCGTAGTCCATTACCTTTTCTGTTGTCTTACGTGTAAAGACGCTTGTCTGAAGAGCGATCTCCTCTTCTTTCCCTTCTCTTTCTATTCCCCCTATACCTGCATACTCCCCTTCGGTATTTTCTCTTATAAAGATCATGTCTATGTCTCCAGGTTTTTTTCCTTTTATTGGACAATCCAATTCCGAAAGAAGTTTTACAGGTCTGTAGTTGATATACTGGTCGAATCCCTGTCTTATTTTTAAAAGCAGATCCCTTAGAGAAACGTGGTCTGGAACTCCTGGGAATCCAACTGCCCCTAATAGTATGGCATCAAAGTTTTTAAGTTTTTCGAGGCCGTCATCGTCCATCATTTTACCGTTTTCTAGATAGTATTCACATCCCCAGTCAAACCATGTGAAGTCAAAGGCAACTTCTCCTGTGAGTTTTGACAAGGTCTCTAGGACTTTTACTCCCTCTTTCATTACCTCTACTCCGATACCATCTCCTGGAATTACAGCGATTTTGTATTTTTTCATTTTGTCCCCCCTGTATTTTATATTAAAAGCACAATTACCCATAATTATGCTTTTTTTAATTTTATTTCAGTTTAAAAAAGAATCTCTGCAAGGAAAGCATAAACTGGTATTGTCACCACAACAAGTATGGTGGAAAGCCCAACTACTTTTGAGGCGTCTTCTGGATTTTTATTGTAGTATCCGCTCAAAATGGCCACATTGGTCATTATAGGCATGGTAGTCTGCATGAAATATACCTTTTTCAAAAGAACCGGAAGAGTTAAAAAACCATCGGCAATTTTTATAAGAACCAGGGCTATTATAGGAGCTATGATAAACTTGGATATAAGATCTAGCAGCCCTTCAAAATCTGGTTTTAAAGATTTTATTCCAAGGCTGTATATGGCAGTTCCCAAGTAGAGCATAGCCAGAGGTGTTGTCATTCCCCCTAGATATTTCATGTAAGTTGCCAGAAACTGAGGGACTTTTAAGTCTAAAAGAATCATAATAATACCTACGAAAAAAGATATGGTAGCTGGAGTCATAAGCTTTTTAAATCCGTCTTTTATGCTTCCACCTCCACGGACACAGTAGACACCATAGGTCCAAAAGAAAGATGTGTTGGCAAAATAGAATAGGAATATATAAGGTATGCTGTCGTCTCCAAATAAGGCTATATTCACCGGTAGACCTATAAATACCGTATTGGCAAAGACAAAGGAAAGTTGGAAAAGTTCCTTTCTTTTTATGAAAGAGCTGAAACTAAAGATCTTGGCTGCCAATATAAGTGCTAATAGTATTACAAAAGAAAGTCCGAGCCACTCTGTCGATTGCATCAATCCCTCTCTTGTAAAACGGCTTGTAAGCCCTAAAATTATAAGACAAGGCAGGCATAGATTCAGCACTAAATAGGAAAAAAGTTTGTTGCTATGCTCTCCTAAAATATTTTTTCTAGCAAAAAAACAACCTGTTCCCATGAGAAACATTATCAAGGTAACACTGTTTATTATTCTCTCCAAAATTATTCCCCCCTAAAATCACTTTTAGATATTATACTATAAAAATTAATTACTGCTAATTTTTTTTAAGAACTTATTTATTTTGACCTGTTTCTCATTCTAGTAATAATATAGATGTCTACAAAATTTGAGGAAATTATTTATTTTTTTACTGCTGGCTATTCATACTTTTTGTGACAAAAAAGGATTTTACTTTCATTCAAGAAATTAAACGCTATCTCACAGATAGAAGCTCAGATTATTTAAGCCTTTGAGCGACACAGAAGGCTTGTATTTCCTTGAAAATTATCGCTAAATATGATAGATTATATATAGTGAAATAAAGAGATTCATGTGATCACTATGATATGAGAAGGGATAAATTATGGCTGTAAAAGTAAGAGATTTATATGAATCTGTTAAGAAGCAAGATATTGAGTTGATCGCAGGAAAAAATGGGTTAGACAATGTCGTAAGATGGGTACATATGGTTGAAAATATTGAAACATCTGTTTTTTTGGAAGGTCAAGAAATAGCATTTACCACAGGAATTGGTTTACGAAAAAAAGACGACTTATTTGAATTGGTTAAATATACATATGAAAATCATGCAAGCGGGATGGTTATAAGTACCGGGCCATATATAGCTGAAATTTCTGATGAAATAATAGAATTTTGTGATGAGAAAAACTTTCCTTTTTTTATAGTTCCATGGCATGTATACTTTGCAGAAATTATGAGAGAGTTTTGCTATAAAATTACTGTTTCTGACAAGATTGATATGGAGCTGACAAATGCAATAAAAAATGCTATCTTTTTCGAAAAGGAAGAGGATCTATATGTTCCTCAGTTTGAGATGCATAAACTCAAAGCTGATTGGTCATACTGTCTGGCAATTATAGAAATTAGTGAAAGAGATACTGGAAAAATAATTGATAAAGAAAAGCAGACTAAAGCACTGAGAAACATAGAGAATACACTTATTAGCCATTCTTTTAGATATAGTTTTGTTTTAGAATTAGATGGTAGATTTGTGCTCTTGTTTGCCAAGTATGACGAAGATACAATTAAAGAGATGGTTGAATCAATAAAGGAAAACTTAGAAAACTTACTAGAGCATGATGAAAAAATGTGTTTTTGTATCGGTAAAAGTACGAGAAATATCAAGTGCGTTGCAAAAAGTTACAGGAAAGCATTAGATGTATTAAGACTCCAAAAGAGAAGGGGCAAATACGATGAAGTTACTATCTATAAAGATTTAGGGCTCTATAAACTTTTACTTTCCATGGAAGACACCAATGCTATGAAAGAATATAGTCAAGAGACTATTGAACCTCTTATCAATTATGACTATTTAAATTCTACAGATTATGTATTAATTTTAGAGACTTACTTAAGTCTAAATGGAAGTGTTAAAGATGTTGCGGCAAAATTATCCGTTCATAGAAATACGATTAATTATAAAATAAAAAAAATTGAAGAAATACTTTCATGTGATTTGTCAGATCTAGACACAAGACTTATATTAAGAGTCGGTCTTATGATTAAAAAAATAACATAATGTATGTAAATACAGACAAAAAAACCTCCTATTTTAAAGGTGTTAGCTAAGACTAATGCATTTGAAATAAGAGGTTTTTTTATTTACAAAAGGCCCGTGTGCTCCAGCACAATTTATTTTAGATATGGGAACATTGTAATACACAAGCATGTAGAATATAATCAATCTAACAACAGCAGATAAGGGGATACTCAGATCAAAGGGGGGAATAAAAATGAAAAAATTATTTGTAAAAAAACTATTTAGATTTTGTGTATTGGTAACCTTAATCAGTTCTTTTATAGGATGTGGAAAGAGTGGGGGAGATAGTGCTTCAGGAAATGGTGAAGTAACTTAT carries:
- the efp gene encoding elongation factor P, whose amino-acid sequence is MKTAQEISSGNIIKIGEEVFIILKATYNKSGRNSAVVKFKMKNLITGQIKEDVMKAADKLEDIRLDKKTMQFLYEVGGDYNFMDQETFEQIALTADDLGDATNYLKEEMFIDILLYEERPVGVELPNSVEREVTYTEPGLRGDTTGKVLKPATIETGYELSVPLFVNIGDVIRIDTRNGEYLERVNNK
- the ygiD gene encoding 4,5-DOPA dioxygenase extradiol; translated protein: MNRRQPVLFIGHGNPMNALSDNSFTKSLKKLSETIEKPKAVLVISAHWQTRGTSITLSDDPRQIYDFYGFPRELYNVVYQPKGKEELSNYIIETLKKEGTVVTGVDYWGLDHGSWAILTHIYPEGEIPVLQLSLDSGLDEDSHYELGRKLSFLRDMGVLVIGSGNIVHNLKEMGTATLSEPHSWAVEFDRYIADSISSGIHKDLIDYKKAGECAKLSLPTDEHYLPLLYVVAMQTSGEKTEFLYDEIHHSSLSMRCLKIG
- a CDS encoding DMT family transporter gives rise to the protein MNSKYLGYTMAFITIFVWGTTYAITKNLLNYFTPFEVLFLRFLIAYLFLLVVKPTFNFKLNFQEEKLFLLLGLTGGMLYFLVENLALKYTSASNVGLIVSSIPIFSSIIAHFTTEDEKFDKNLILGFALAITGIFLILYNGNKVLKINPIGDILAVVCSIIWAIYSNLLRKVDKSYSGILVVRKTFFYGLMFMLPGLYLLKVKIHFEYLFNKDVSFSIFYLALVASSICFIMWSRSINIIGIIKTTNFIYLIPLVAMVSSVLILDEKITTLMVIGGLLILSGVLINDKKISFEKLFNPKTTTTL
- a CDS encoding tartrate dehydrogenase; this translates as MKKYKIAVIPGDGIGVEVMKEGVKVLETLSKLTGEVAFDFTWFDWGCEYYLENGKMMDDDGLEKLKNFDAILLGAVGFPGVPDHVSLRDLLLKIRQGFDQYINYRPVKLLSELDCPIKGKKPGDIDMIFIRENTEGEYAGIGGIEREGKEEEIALQTSVFTRKTTEKVMDYAFDLAKKRNKLNHLTSITKSNALNYSMVFWDKIFKEKKAKYPEIKTAEYHVDAAAMYMIQRPESFDVVVASNLFGDILTDLGAALQGGLGFAAGANINPDGKYPSMFEPVHGSAPEIAGKGLANPIAMIWTIKIMLDFLGHESLADTVMKGIEGSLEMREKLTPDMGGKGSTSQVGEIICDIMGKKLN
- a CDS encoding AEC family transporter, giving the protein MERIINSVTLIMFLMGTGCFFARKNILGEHSNKLFSYLVLNLCLPCLIILGLTSRFTREGLMQSTEWLGLSFVILLALILAAKIFSFSSFIKRKELFQLSFVFANTVFIGLPVNIALFGDDSIPYIFLFYFANTSFFWTYGVYCVRGGGSIKDGFKKLMTPATISFFVGIIMILLDLKVPQFLATYMKYLGGMTTPLAMLYLGTAIYSLGIKSLKPDFEGLLDLISKFIIAPIIALVLIKIADGFLTLPVLLKKVYFMQTTMPIMTNVAILSGYYNKNPEDASKVVGLSTILVVVTIPVYAFLAEILF
- a CDS encoding PucR family transcriptional regulator ligand-binding domain-containing protein, whose protein sequence is MAVKVRDLYESVKKQDIELIAGKNGLDNVVRWVHMVENIETSVFLEGQEIAFTTGIGLRKKDDLFELVKYTYENHASGMVISTGPYIAEISDEIIEFCDEKNFPFFIVPWHVYFAEIMREFCYKITVSDKIDMELTNAIKNAIFFEKEEDLYVPQFEMHKLKADWSYCLAIIEISERDTGKIIDKEKQTKALRNIENTLISHSFRYSFVLELDGRFVLLFAKYDEDTIKEMVESIKENLENLLEHDEKMCFCIGKSTRNIKCVAKSYRKALDVLRLQKRRGKYDEVTIYKDLGLYKLLLSMEDTNAMKEYSQETIEPLINYDYLNSTDYVLILETYLSLNGSVKDVAAKLSVHRNTINYKIKKIEEILSCDLSDLDTRLILRVGLMIKKIT